AAATATATATTGCAATGACCAGAAAATACGAAAAATAAACATAAATACTTTGGTTAAAAAAGATCTGTCCAACAGCCGGAATATCGCCTAAAACAGGCACTTGAACCGGTGCAAAAAAAGCGGTAATTGCTTCCGGTACTTTTTTACCAACAAAATTTTTACCAAAGAAAGCGGCAAAACCAACGCCAAAGATACTTAACGTAAGTCCGGTAACCACTTGATTAGCCTTTAAGCTAATCGTTAAAAGGCCATAAATCAGTGCCCCAACGGCACCCGCAAGAGCGGCAAAAAAAACCGCCAGCAATGGATTGCCAAAGGTGAAGCCGGCAATAAAACCGATCACCGCCCCCATTTGCATCATCCCTTCCACCCCCAGATTGAGGTGTCCGACTTTTTCAGAAATAATTTCTCCTAAAGTTGCATAAAGTAAACAGGTTCCGGCTTTAACCGCCGCTGTTAAGAAAAAGATAAATTCCATTTAAGCAACCTCACTTTTCGATTTATCGGAAACAAATCGGTATTGTAATACAAATTCACTCCCTAAAATAAAGAACAAAATAATCGCCTGAATCATTTCGGCCACTGAACCAGGTATTTGAAAAGCCGTCTGAATATACGAAGCCCCCTGTAAAAGCACCGCAAAAGCAAACGAGTTAAATACGATAAACGGTACTCTAAGACCTGAAAGCCAAGCGACTATGATCGCCGTAAAACCCAAACCGCCAGTAATTTCAACGGAAAGAGCCCCACTGACTCCGGCGGTCTGCATCATCCCCACCATGCCGCATAAACCGCCACTGATGAGAGCCGCAATCAAAACTGTTTTGGTGATATTAATCCCAATGTAGCGGGCAGTATTTTCACTTTCTCCCAACACCTCAATTTCGAATCCGATTTTTGATCGATTCATGAAGTAATACATTGCTATGACAATAATAACCGCCATCAGAATACTCAAATTAAAACCGCTGGCACTGGGCAACAAGGCATTATCGGGAAGATTAGCAATTTTAGGCATTCCGTTAGCTGCCGGGTCTTTCCAAAAATCATATTGCAACGCGGTTACCAGGGTCAACGCAATATAATTTAACATCAATGTAAACAACGTTTCATTGGTGCCAAATCGAGCTTTGAAAAAAGCTGGTATCATTAACCAAATGGCCCCAAATATAAATGAAACCACAATCATACAGATCAGCATAAGCGGTAATGGTAAATCCGGCAGGGTCCGAACGACTAGCGTCGTTCCTACGGCCCCCATCAAAAACTGACCTTCGGCGCCAATATTCCAGAAACGCATTTTAAAAGCCACCATTACCCCCAGCGACAACACCAGCAAGGGAACCATTTTCTCAATCGTGGCGGCAAATCGATGGAGACCGCCAAAACATCCTTGAAAAATGCCAATATATAATTCAATCGGATTAGCTCCAGCAAAAACAACAATAATCGATGCCACCATTAATGCGGCGACCACCGCTAAAACACGGACGATTATTTTCTCTTGCGTTTTGGGAGCGTCTTTTTTTACAACGTGGAGCATTCTTCTTCTCCTTCACTCATTATTCCGGACATCATCAATCCGATTGCTTCTTTTGTCGTTTTTCGGGGATTAACAATTCCGGTCACCTTGCCTTCGCATAAAACCAGAATGCGATCACAGAGACTCATTAAGACATCTAAATCTTCGCCAACATACATGATCGGTTTCATTTTGGCTTTTTGTTCATTCAGTAAGTCGTAAATAATCTGTGATGATCCCACATCGAGTCCTCGTGTTGCATAGGCCGTTATCATCAGTTTTGGTTCTAATTCAATTTCCCGCCCCAGCAATACTTTTTGAATATTTCCCCCGGACAATAAACTGACTGCGTGGTTTTCGATCGCCGGTGTTGAGACATTCAAACGTTCAACCAGCGCTTCGGCTTTACTCCGCGAAATATCACGTGAAATACCCAAACCCTTCTTATTACGATAATCTTTTAATAAAACATTATCAATAATATCCATCGTCGAAACCAGACCCATCCCCAGACGATCCTCCGGTACAAAACTTAAGCTGATACCCATTTGGCTGATTTTCTCTGGATTTTTGCCAACAATATTTTCGCCTTCAAAAAATATTTCTCCTGATTTGATATGATACAAACCAGCAATCCCTTCACATAATTCTTTTTGACCGCTGCCAGCAATGCCGGCAATTCCCAAAATTTCCCCGGCATAAAGGTCAAAGCTGACATGATCTAAAACGGGCACCTTATTCTGATCAATAGCGGTAATCGACTTAACTTCCAAACATTTTTTCCCGCGTTCGACTTCAACAAAGGGGACATTAAGTTCCATGACATCACCAACCATTAATCCCGCCAATTCCTGAGCGGTTGTTTCTTTTTTATTAACCGTCTGAATCGTGGTTCCTTTACGCATGATGGTAATCCGATCACTAATTTCCATAACCTCTTCCAGCTTATGAGTAATGATAATCACCGAACAACCCGTTTCAACCATTTTTCTGATAATTTTAAAGAGATTTTTAATTTCCTGTGGCGTCAGCACCGCGGTTGGTTCATCAAGAATTAAAATATCAGCACCACGGTATAACACCTTAAAGATTTCAAGACTCTGCTTTTCAGCAACCGCCATCTCATAAACCTTTTTTAGCGGATCAATATCCATTCCCAACTGATCGATCAATTTCCCCATCTCATCTAAAATCTTTTTCTTATTTAAAAAAGGGGTCGTCTTACGACTCCCGGCAGCAACATTTTCCAGTGCCGAAAAAACATCTACCAATTTATAATGTTGCGGCAACATACCAATTCCTAAATCCAAAGCGATTTTAGGTGAGCTGATATTGACGTTTTGTCCTTTCACTTCAATGGATCCTTCATCAGGCATATAAATGCCGTTTAAAACATTCATCAGTGAACTTTTACCAGCCCCATTCTCTCCCAGAATGGCATGCACTTCTCCCTTTTTTAATGAAAATTCCACATGATCCAGGGCTTTGACTTTACCAAAAACCTTTGTGATGTTTTCCATTTTAACGATATAATCATTATTCATGCTCTCACCTTTACTAAAAATAGCGGACAGAGCCAGTTGACTCTGTCCGTTATATCATTTTTGTTCTATTTTAAACTACCAACGACATTATCAACAAACCAATCCATGCTTAACAGTGCTTCATCTGTCATGGATGTTCCCGCTGGTACTTTTACAGCACCGGTTTGATCTTTTAGTTCGCCAGCAAAAATAGTTAACTCACCTGATTTAATTGCTTTGGTCGCGGTGTCAACTTGAGCTTGCGCAGATCCCGGAGCTAAAGCAGTCAGATCGTCCAGATAGACAATCCCGTCATTCATGCCGCCCCAGTATTGAGTCGATTTCCAAGTGCCGTCAATCACTGATTTAACGGTATCTGTGTAATATCCGCTAAAATCCCAAAGTGGCGCCGTCATATAGACTTCCGGCATTGACTCAGCTGCACTTAAATCATAACCAATGGATAATGCGCCTGCTTCTTTGGCGGCTTCCATGGTTGCTGTTGAATCCTGATGTTGAGCAGTTACATCACAACCTTGCTGAATCAATGCTTCCGCAGCAGCTTTTTCAACTGTTGGATCATACCAGGTATTGGTCCAGGATACATTAACAGTAGCGGCTGGATTAACCGATTTTACCCCCAATGCAAAAGCATTAATGCCTCGAACAACTTCGGGAATCGGCATTGCTGCCACATAAGCTATTTTATTAGTTTTTGTTGTTAAACCCGCAACAATA
This is a stretch of genomic DNA from Acetobacterium woodii DSM 1030. It encodes these proteins:
- a CDS encoding ABC transporter permease, whose protein sequence is MEFIFFLTAAVKAGTCLLYATLGEIISEKVGHLNLGVEGMMQMGAVIGFIAGFTFGNPLLAVFFAALAGAVGALIYGLLTISLKANQVVTGLTLSIFGVGFAAFFGKNFVGKKVPEAITAFFAPVQVPVLGDIPAVGQIFFNQSIYVYFSYFLVIAIYIYLYKTKWGLNTRMVGENPVAADASGIPVDRYKYVNIALSGALCGLGGAFLSLVYISIYPVNVVSGRGWIAVALVIFAMWNPGKALLGAYFFGALDIASFWLQQYTLPVSIYFFTALPYLATVFVLIFTSMRKTRNKKEPAWLGKNYFKEDR
- a CDS encoding ABC transporter permease, which translates into the protein MLHVVKKDAPKTQEKIIVRVLAVVAALMVASIIVVFAGANPIELYIGIFQGCFGGLHRFAATIEKMVPLLVLSLGVMVAFKMRFWNIGAEGQFLMGAVGTTLVVRTLPDLPLPLMLICMIVVSFIFGAIWLMIPAFFKARFGTNETLFTLMLNYIALTLVTALQYDFWKDPAANGMPKIANLPDNALLPSASGFNLSILMAVIIVIAMYYFMNRSKIGFEIEVLGESENTARYIGINITKTVLIAALISGGLCGMVGMMQTAGVSGALSVEITGGLGFTAIIVAWLSGLRVPFIVFNSFAFAVLLQGASYIQTAFQIPGSVAEMIQAIILFFILGSEFVLQYRFVSDKSKSEVA
- a CDS encoding ABC transporter ATP-binding protein encodes the protein MNNDYIVKMENITKVFGKVKALDHVEFSLKKGEVHAILGENGAGKSSLMNVLNGIYMPDEGSIEVKGQNVNISSPKIALDLGIGMLPQHYKLVDVFSALENVAAGSRKTTPFLNKKKILDEMGKLIDQLGMDIDPLKKVYEMAVAEKQSLEIFKVLYRGADILILDEPTAVLTPQEIKNLFKIIRKMVETGCSVIIITHKLEEVMEISDRITIMRKGTTIQTVNKKETTAQELAGLMVGDVMELNVPFVEVERGKKCLEVKSITAIDQNKVPVLDHVSFDLYAGEILGIAGIAGSGQKELCEGIAGLYHIKSGEIFFEGENIVGKNPEKISQMGISLSFVPEDRLGMGLVSTMDIIDNVLLKDYRNKKGLGISRDISRSKAEALVERLNVSTPAIENHAVSLLSGGNIQKVLLGREIELEPKLMITAYATRGLDVGSSQIIYDLLNEQKAKMKPIMYVGEDLDVLMSLCDRILVLCEGKVTGIVNPRKTTKEAIGLMMSGIMSEGEEECSTL
- a CDS encoding BMP family ABC transporter substrate-binding protein, encoding MKKKLGVLMLALILVVVTVAGCSSGSTSGKTDVVKVGFLYVGPADDGGWSQAHDAGRAKMVENMGGKVETIVKENVAEEKSAVVSSIRDMVDQGCTIIFGTSYGFMDGMVEAAAEYPDVKFEHCSGYMTADNLGTYFGKIEEPRYLSGIVAGLTTKTNKIAYVAAMPIPEVVRGINAFALGVKSVNPAATVNVSWTNTWYDPTVEKAAAEALIQQGCDVTAQHQDSTATMEAAKEAGALSIGYDLSAAESMPEVYMTAPLWDFSGYYTDTVKSVIDGTWKSTQYWGGMNDGIVYLDDLTALAPGSAQAQVDTATKAIKSGELTIFAGELKDQTGAVKVPAGTSMTDEALLSMDWFVDNVVGSLK